A window of Paenibacillus sp. contains these coding sequences:
- a CDS encoding MFS transporter yields the protein MSPFRKLAIPATLARLAFIFFLVEFVRGAVLISYIPKFAVDELYLTVTTVGFAVTMHYVADTVAKLGMGYLLDRLPLQWILQSCYALSVAGLLMLQYSVHAWMLVVGSVLFGIGASPIWIVGMSSVTEEERGKQMGMLYMAWMLGLGLGPVLLNFFLDWFGYGSSFLILLGMTVLAWIVSWGLPNRRIEAHTVPFAEQLRGMAHHMKAVKPLLPGMILQTLGASMLLPILPTFAEDNLLLTNSQYSFFLLTGGACAVIALVPMGRLSDKLGKKWFLIAGFISFAFALYTITTIETLWVCLFWAIVLGVSYAAVLPAWNALLAQFVPPQQKGVGWGLFSTVEGIGVMIGPVIGGIIADSFGLSVPFLVSAALFLFIGLFYLWFPSKLLQ from the coding sequence GTGAGTCCATTTCGTAAACTAGCGATTCCGGCGACGCTCGCGCGCCTCGCCTTTATATTTTTTCTGGTGGAATTCGTGCGAGGCGCGGTCCTGATCAGCTATATCCCGAAGTTCGCGGTGGACGAATTGTACCTGACCGTGACGACGGTCGGCTTCGCGGTGACGATGCATTACGTCGCCGATACGGTCGCGAAGCTCGGCATGGGCTATTTGCTGGACCGGCTGCCCCTGCAATGGATTTTGCAATCGTGCTACGCCTTGTCCGTCGCCGGCCTGCTGATGCTGCAATATTCGGTGCACGCGTGGATGCTCGTCGTCGGCTCCGTCCTGTTCGGGATCGGCGCCTCGCCGATTTGGATCGTCGGCATGAGCAGCGTGACGGAAGAAGAGCGCGGCAAGCAGATGGGCATGCTGTACATGGCATGGATGCTCGGTCTCGGCCTCGGTCCCGTGCTGCTTAACTTTTTCCTCGACTGGTTCGGATACGGCAGCTCGTTCCTCATTCTGCTCGGCATGACGGTGCTCGCCTGGATCGTATCGTGGGGACTGCCGAACCGGCGGATCGAAGCGCATACCGTGCCGTTCGCGGAGCAGCTCCGCGGCATGGCGCACCATATGAAGGCCGTGAAGCCGCTGCTGCCGGGCATGATTTTGCAGACGCTCGGGGCGAGCATGCTGCTTCCGATTTTGCCGACGTTCGCCGAGGACAACCTGCTGCTGACGAACTCGCAGTATTCGTTCTTCCTGCTGACGGGCGGCGCGTGCGCCGTCATCGCGTTAGTGCCGATGGGGCGGCTCAGCGACAAGCTCGGCAAGAAGTGGTTCCTGATCGCCGGGTTCATCAGCTTCGCGTTCGCGCTGTACACGATCACGACGATCGAAACGCTGTGGGTCTGCCTGTTCTGGGCGATCGTGCTCGGCGTTTCGTACGCGGCCGTGCTGCCCGCATGGAACGCGCTGCTCGCGCAGTTCGTCCCGCCGCAGCAGAAGGGCGTCGGCTGGGGGCTCTTCTCCACCGTCGAAGGCATCGGCGTCATGATCGGTCCGGTCATCGGCGGCATCATCGCCGACTCGTTCGGGCTGTCCGTGCCGTTCCTCGTGAGCGCCGCGCTGTTTCTGTTCATCGGCTTGTTCTATTTGTGGTTTCCGTCGAAACTGCTCCAATAA
- a CDS encoding polymer-forming cytoskeletal protein: protein MFGARKASKNVSATDTFIGEGTVVEGKIVTSASLRIEGTVVGDIECQGDVFIGEKAQVRSIIAARSVFAAGKIEGSVLTKGKLTITSKGRVDGDIVVGSLHVSEGGVLRGQCAMEQPRGGELRPAKEKPQKEKDAAKQASA, encoded by the coding sequence ATGTTCGGCGCGCGCAAAGCCTCCAAGAACGTGAGCGCCACCGATACGTTCATCGGGGAAGGCACGGTCGTGGAGGGCAAAATCGTCACGTCGGCGAGCCTCAGGATCGAGGGCACCGTCGTCGGCGATATCGAGTGCCAAGGGGACGTCTTCATCGGGGAAAAGGCTCAAGTGCGCTCGATCATCGCCGCCCGCAGCGTATTCGCCGCAGGCAAAATCGAAGGCAGCGTCCTAACGAAAGGAAAGCTGACCATCACGAGCAAAGGGCGCGTCGACGGCGATATCGTCGTCGGGTCGCTGCACGTGTCCGAAGGCGGCGTGCTCCGCGGGCAATGCGCCATGGAGCAGCCGCGGGGCGGGGAGCTTCGCCCGGCGAAGGAGAAGCCGCAGAAGGAGAAGGACGCCGCGAAACAGGCGTCCGCATAA
- a CDS encoding AAA family ATPase, protein MELVKRNTVTAIAELEARFLEREELIRLALLGVLAGENVLLLGPPGTAKSQLARALSSLFGGEGWFEYLLTRFTTPDEVFGPVSLQELKRDRYVRQTEGFLPAARFAFLDEIFKSGSAILNALLSLLNERVFYNGQMKETSPLLCLIAASNELPEASEGLSALYDRFLIRYEVDYLKHLSSYERMFSLPQEPVPALLSAADVEALRERSRRVALPEPMVLFLYRLKTAAEERDMPVSDRRLRKIGDVWRVSAALNGRDAVSIWDTVFTPHMLWDVPEALPAVREWFEEAFDAALAVESEAELALDKYAATLARWSARKQELYGYQFKKEMKSGKADSRPEAADALLAECRDELETQGQSLRRALVRFHERERGRADELRRLNALLPDPNAAAAKYVSARLRGERVLHDMMELYRSLFDAPMPGVDYDFTL, encoded by the coding sequence ATGGAACTTGTCAAACGAAACACGGTAACGGCGATCGCGGAGCTCGAAGCGAGATTTCTAGAGCGCGAGGAGCTGATCCGGCTGGCGCTGCTCGGCGTGCTCGCCGGGGAGAACGTGCTGCTGCTCGGACCTCCCGGCACCGCGAAATCGCAGCTGGCGCGGGCGCTCTCGAGCCTGTTCGGCGGCGAAGGCTGGTTCGAATATTTGCTGACCCGCTTTACGACGCCGGACGAAGTGTTCGGCCCGGTCTCCTTGCAGGAGCTGAAACGGGACCGTTACGTCCGCCAAACGGAAGGATTTTTGCCCGCGGCGCGGTTCGCCTTCCTCGATGAGATTTTCAAATCCGGCAGCGCGATTTTGAACGCGCTCCTCTCTTTGTTGAACGAACGAGTGTTTTATAACGGACAGATGAAGGAAACGTCTCCCCTGCTGTGCCTGATCGCGGCGTCCAACGAGCTGCCGGAGGCGTCCGAGGGGCTGTCGGCGCTGTACGATCGGTTCCTGATCCGGTACGAGGTCGACTATCTTAAGCATCTCTCGAGCTACGAGCGCATGTTTTCGCTGCCGCAGGAGCCGGTGCCCGCGCTGCTGTCGGCCGCCGACGTCGAAGCGCTGCGCGAGCGTTCGCGCCGCGTCGCGCTCCCCGAGCCGATGGTGCTCTTCCTATATCGGCTGAAGACGGCCGCCGAGGAGCGGGACATGCCCGTCTCCGACCGCCGCTTGCGCAAAATCGGGGACGTCTGGCGCGTCTCCGCGGCGCTCAACGGCCGGGACGCCGTGTCCATCTGGGATACGGTATTTACGCCGCATATGCTGTGGGACGTGCCCGAGGCGCTGCCCGCCGTCCGGGAATGGTTCGAGGAGGCGTTCGACGCCGCGCTCGCCGTCGAGTCGGAAGCGGAGCTCGCCCTCGACAAATACGCCGCCACGCTTGCGCGCTGGTCCGCGCGGAAGCAGGAGCTTTACGGATATCAGTTTAAAAAGGAAATGAAATCCGGGAAGGCCGATTCCCGTCCCGAGGCGGCCGACGCGCTGCTCGCCGAATGCCGAGACGAGCTCGAAACGCAGGGGCAGTCGCTGCGACGCGCGCTCGTCCGCTTTCATGAACGCGAACGCGGACGCGCGGACGAGCTGCGGCGGCTGAACGCGCTGCTGCCCGATCCGAACGCGGCCGCGGCGAAATATGTGAGCGCCCGCCTCCGCGGGGAGCGCGTGCTGCACGATATGATGGAATTGTATCGTTCGTTGTTCGACGCGCCGATGCCGGGCGTCGACTACGACTTTACGTTATGA
- a CDS encoding serine hydrolase domain-containing protein: MDAPRNRLPVEEAPSFDPRAGSLVWGRASPAEAGLDAERLRLADEAIRSAYPKIRCFVVAKDAQLVFERYYGGADAATAFDLRSATKSATAAAAACAGLFGARAPTIGELFPADAPRAASKALLATTTLDLLAMASGLHWTSGPRLGEPLVPRMHRSRHWVRFALRLPVRPELQGVFLYRSADSHLLSAAVTAAAGRPAAEIAQEAFFGPLGIAPPSWDADPQGHTVGHIGLRLTGEALAKFGWLHATGGVWEGRRLLPADYVRLAWTPRGEGLPAFGRYGGHWWIARAATGDVVRCALGHGGQLVFAVPERRLVAAFAGEPKVSRWKHPLALFERYVLAADGAAPVPAPRRGRAPPGDVCNSDPFELQ, translated from the coding sequence ATGGATGCGCCGCGCAATCGATTGCCGGTCGAGGAGGCGCCTTCCTTCGACCCGCGCGCCGGCTCGCTCGTTTGGGGGCGGGCGTCGCCTGCGGAGGCGGGCTTGGACGCGGAACGGCTGCGGCTGGCGGACGAAGCGATCCGTTCGGCATATCCGAAGATCCGCTGCTTCGTCGTCGCGAAGGACGCGCAGCTCGTCTTCGAGCGCTATTACGGCGGCGCGGACGCGGCGACCGCCTTCGACCTGCGCTCCGCGACGAAGAGCGCGACCGCCGCCGCGGCCGCCTGCGCGGGGCTGTTCGGCGCGCGGGCCCCGACGATCGGCGAGCTGTTCCCCGCCGATGCGCCCCGCGCCGCGTCGAAGGCGCTGCTCGCGACGACGACGCTCGACCTGCTCGCGATGGCGTCCGGCCTGCATTGGACGAGCGGACCGCGGCTCGGCGAGCCGCTCGTGCCGCGCATGCACCGCTCCCGCCATTGGGTGCGGTTCGCGCTGCGGCTGCCGGTGCGGCCGGAGCTGCAAGGCGTCTTCTTGTACCGAAGCGCCGATTCGCATCTGCTGTCCGCGGCCGTCACCGCCGCCGCTGGCCGCCCTGCGGCGGAGATCGCGCAGGAAGCTTTCTTCGGGCCGCTCGGCATCGCGCCGCCTAGCTGGGACGCCGACCCCCAAGGGCATACGGTCGGCCACATCGGCCTGCGCCTGACGGGCGAGGCGCTCGCCAAATTCGGCTGGCTGCACGCGACCGGCGGCGTATGGGAGGGCCGGCGGCTGCTGCCGGCCGACTACGTGCGCCTCGCGTGGACGCCGCGCGGCGAGGGGCTGCCCGCCTTCGGCCGCTACGGCGGGCATTGGTGGATCGCCCGCGCCGCGACGGGCGACGTCGTCCGCTGCGCCCTCGGACACGGCGGGCAGCTCGTCTTCGCCGTGCCGGAGCGGCGGCTCGTGGCGGCGTTCGCGGGCGAACCGAAGGTGAGCCGCTGGAAGCATCCGCTCGCGCTATTCGAGCGTTACGTGCTCGCCGCGGACGGCGCGGCGCCCGTCCCCGCCCCGAGACGGGGGCGAGCGCCTCCGGGAGACGTGTGCAATTCCGATCCGTTCGAGTTACAATGA
- a CDS encoding DUF4397 domain-containing protein: MFERDEEWREAAALASAYGMLARYYEHRDETAYGYYFQKHRRYVERLAALAERRDPPGGRADRSAALAEGASADASPDASPGADTAPVDTCRVRAFHAVAGGGAADVSLNGKRWLQAISPQACTDYFTVPAGQYRVEWKAGGIASSFVWKAAAGASYTIAATGASDAPSLFAYADFPYAPPATARVRFAHWSPGAPALDVAAVGGPSLWSNVRFGQATGYVALPPRTYELEAREAGGGRVVLRAPGLKLAAGVAYTLAAVGSGDGAALDARLLRG; encoded by the coding sequence ATGTTCGAGCGGGACGAAGAATGGAGGGAAGCGGCGGCGCTGGCAAGCGCATACGGCATGCTGGCCCGGTATTACGAGCATCGGGACGAGACGGCGTACGGGTATTATTTCCAGAAGCATCGGCGCTATGTGGAACGGCTGGCGGCGCTGGCGGAGCGCCGCGATCCTCCCGGCGGGCGCGCGGACCGATCCGCCGCCCTCGCCGAAGGCGCCTCGGCGGACGCCTCTCCGGACGCCTCTCCGGGCGCCGACACCGCTCCGGTCGATACGTGCCGGGTGAGGGCGTTCCATGCCGTCGCGGGCGGGGGGGCGGCCGATGTGTCGTTGAACGGCAAGCGGTGGCTGCAGGCGATATCGCCCCAGGCGTGCACCGACTATTTCACGGTGCCGGCCGGGCAGTACCGCGTCGAATGGAAGGCCGGCGGAATCGCGTCGTCCTTCGTTTGGAAGGCGGCGGCGGGCGCGTCGTACACGATCGCGGCGACGGGCGCCTCCGACGCGCCGTCGTTGTTCGCGTACGCGGATTTCCCGTACGCGCCCCCGGCTACGGCGCGCGTCCGGTTCGCGCATTGGTCGCCGGGCGCGCCCGCGCTCGACGTCGCCGCCGTCGGCGGCCCGTCGCTATGGTCGAACGTCCGATTCGGGCAGGCGACCGGCTACGTGGCGCTGCCGCCGCGGACGTACGAGTTGGAAGCGCGCGAGGCGGGCGGCGGGCGCGTCGTCCTCCGGGCGCCGGGGCTGAAGCTGGCGGCGGGCGTCGCGTACACGCTCGCCGCCGTCGGCTCCGGGGACGGAGCGGCGCTGGACGCGAGGCTGCTTCGGGGCTGA
- a CDS encoding thymidine kinase, whose product MAQLYYRYGTMNSGKSIEVLRVAHNYEEQGKTVLLFTPAIDSRYGTGVVTSRIGLHKEAIVVDERTDMIGMTREALPDCVIVDEAQFLSEPQVIQLTEIVDKLKIPVLCYGLRADFLGRLFPGSTALFSWADKIEEIKTICWYCNRKALMNMRYKDGTPIFHGEQIQIGGNESYLPVCRRCYKEAKARFAPEAENAPEV is encoded by the coding sequence ATGGCTCAATTGTATTACCGATACGGAACGATGAACAGCGGCAAGTCGATCGAAGTGCTGCGCGTGGCCCATAACTACGAGGAGCAGGGGAAAACGGTGCTGCTGTTCACCCCCGCGATCGATTCGCGCTACGGCACGGGCGTCGTCACGTCCCGCATCGGGCTCCACAAGGAAGCGATCGTCGTCGACGAGCGAACGGATATGATCGGCATGACGCGCGAAGCGTTGCCGGATTGCGTCATCGTGGACGAAGCGCAGTTTTTGTCCGAGCCGCAGGTGATACAGCTGACCGAAATCGTGGACAAGCTCAAAATTCCGGTGCTGTGCTACGGCCTCCGCGCCGATTTCCTGGGCCGGCTGTTCCCGGGCAGCACCGCGCTGTTTTCTTGGGCGGACAAAATCGAGGAGATCAAGACAATCTGCTGGTACTGCAACCGCAAAGCGCTGATGAACATGCGGTATAAGGACGGTACCCCGATTTTCCACGGCGAACAAATTCAAATCGGCGGCAACGAAAGCTACCTGCCGGTATGCCGCCGCTGCTACAAAGAAGCGAAAGCGCGATTCGCCCCCGAGGCGGAAAACGCACCAGAAGTCTAA
- a CDS encoding CBO0543 family protein, with product MHLAIAGAVTFALWKWADLRHWRRYHATILYFCVCNLLYHYLNQGRLLWALHGDRIVAHHALAESLYTFYIFPATVLLFLSRAPRGHPGRLALHVAQWIVIYSVVEWCYLEIGLIRHQYGWSMGWSILFDCVLFPMLLLHERHPLLTYGLSVVFTVVWLDLFDVISGSAFL from the coding sequence GTGCACCTAGCCATCGCAGGTGCAGTCACCTTCGCATTGTGGAAATGGGCCGACCTTCGACACTGGCGGCGGTATCATGCAACAATCTTGTATTTTTGCGTCTGCAATTTGCTGTACCATTACTTGAACCAAGGCCGTCTGCTTTGGGCGCTGCACGGCGACCGGATCGTCGCTCACCACGCGCTGGCCGAATCCCTCTACACGTTTTACATTTTCCCCGCCACCGTCCTGCTGTTCCTTTCGCGGGCGCCCCGGGGGCACCCGGGCAGGCTCGCGCTGCACGTCGCGCAGTGGATCGTGATTTACAGCGTCGTCGAATGGTGTTATTTGGAGATCGGCTTGATTCGCCATCAGTACGGATGGAGCATGGGCTGGTCGATCCTGTTCGATTGCGTGCTGTTTCCGATGCTGCTGCTCCACGAACGCCATCCGCTGCTGACGTACGGATTGTCCGTCGTGTTTACGGTGGTATGGTTGGATTTGTTCGACGTGATCAGCGGATCGGCATTTTTGTGA
- a CDS encoding DMT family transporter, with amino-acid sequence MESTLSRSRAFQWGLLFVGIVAISFSAIFVKWTDAPVSVIGMYRLFFTLLGMTPFLIRYREELRGVSGRDWALLALSGFMLALHFLLWMGSLRYTTVASSTVLMTLEPVLVMIGALVFFHERIRRSAVIAMSVALLGAVLIGWGDFRLSGTALYGDLLSILGTLAVVVHMLLGQALRSRISSFLYSYTVFLAAALSFAAYNGAAGYAFFGYAEWDWVVFLLMAAVPTVFGHLLFNWLLKYAGATTVSMAVLGEPVGASLLAWTLLGERLTPLQAFAGTLLIAGVALFLRYSGDRHGSPEREPRPPAAGELDAGAARPSM; translated from the coding sequence TTGGAATCGACTTTATCTCGCAGCCGCGCCTTCCAATGGGGCCTGCTGTTCGTCGGCATCGTCGCGATTTCGTTCTCGGCGATTTTCGTCAAATGGACCGACGCCCCCGTCTCCGTCATCGGCATGTACCGGCTGTTCTTCACGCTGCTCGGCATGACGCCGTTCCTGATCCGGTACCGCGAGGAGCTTCGCGGCGTGTCCGGACGCGATTGGGCGCTGCTCGCGCTGTCGGGCTTCATGCTCGCGCTGCATTTTCTGCTCTGGATGGGCTCGCTGCGGTACACGACCGTCGCCAGCTCCACCGTGCTGATGACGCTCGAGCCCGTGCTCGTCATGATCGGCGCGCTCGTGTTTTTCCACGAGCGCATTCGCCGCTCCGCCGTCATCGCCATGAGCGTCGCGCTGCTCGGCGCCGTCTTGATCGGCTGGGGCGATTTTCGTTTGTCCGGCACGGCGCTGTACGGCGACCTGCTGTCGATTCTCGGCACACTCGCCGTCGTCGTCCATATGCTGCTCGGCCAAGCGCTGCGCAGCCGCATTTCGTCCTTCCTATACAGCTACACGGTGTTCCTCGCCGCGGCGCTGTCGTTCGCGGCCTACAACGGAGCCGCCGGCTACGCGTTCTTCGGTTACGCTGAGTGGGACTGGGTCGTCTTCCTGCTGATGGCGGCCGTCCCGACCGTGTTCGGTCATCTGCTGTTCAACTGGCTGCTGAAGTACGCGGGCGCCACGACCGTCTCGATGGCGGTGCTCGGCGAGCCCGTCGGCGCCTCCCTGCTCGCCTGGACGCTGCTCGGCGAACGGCTGACGCCGCTCCAAGCGTTCGCGGGCACGCTGCTGATCGCCGGCGTCGCGCTGTTCCTCCGGTACAGCGGCGACCGGCACGGCTCGCCGGAGCGAGAGCCTCGGCCCCCCGCAGCAGGGGAACTCGACGCCGGCGCCGCCCGGCCATCGATGTAA
- a CDS encoding MGDG synthase family glycosyltransferase encodes MTLAQKKVLILYASYGDGHIQVSSALKERFESIGGCTTVLVDLFAEAYPKLNELTKYIYIKSYSLFPELYGWSYYSTREMRNDTWFSAWFHSWGMSKLKEILEREAPDAVVNTFPMLAMPELRRKTGIAIPIYTVLTDYVLHHRWVHPLVDRYYVATDDLKADMIAAGVPETRIRATGIPLKRSFRPLERSGELYAKYGLDSGKKTVLLMAGSYGVLRGLQETCSALAALPDAQLIVVCGKNETLYATMREYAEDAPNIRVLGFAKEMHELMSLSDTMITKPGGITLTESLQCGLPVVLLRPVPGQERDNAEYLAGRGAAIVAHTDAEAAQAVRDLLEQPERRERALRAIAALRKQDSAETIVRDIRDTMDGYPAAAVPTFGRRRVSSESIS; translated from the coding sequence GTGACGTTAGCCCAAAAGAAGGTTCTGATCTTATACGCCAGCTACGGCGACGGCCACATCCAGGTGTCGAGCGCGCTGAAGGAACGCTTCGAATCGATCGGCGGCTGCACGACGGTGCTCGTCGATTTGTTCGCCGAGGCGTATCCGAAGCTGAACGAGCTGACGAAATACATATATATTAAAAGCTATTCTTTATTCCCTGAGCTGTACGGATGGTCGTATTACAGCACGAGGGAAATGCGGAACGATACGTGGTTCTCCGCTTGGTTCCACAGCTGGGGCATGTCCAAGCTGAAGGAAATTTTGGAGCGCGAGGCGCCCGACGCCGTCGTGAATACGTTCCCGATGCTCGCGATGCCGGAGCTGCGGCGCAAAACCGGCATCGCGATTCCTATTTACACCGTCCTGACCGATTACGTGCTGCATCACCGCTGGGTGCATCCGCTCGTCGACCGGTATTACGTCGCGACGGACGATCTGAAGGCGGACATGATCGCCGCGGGCGTGCCGGAGACGCGCATCCGCGCGACGGGCATTCCGCTGAAGCGCAGCTTCCGTCCGCTCGAACGGTCCGGCGAGCTGTACGCCAAATACGGCCTCGACTCCGGGAAGAAAACGGTGCTGCTGATGGCGGGCTCGTACGGCGTGCTGCGCGGCCTTCAAGAAACGTGCAGCGCTTTGGCCGCGCTCCCCGACGCGCAGCTGATCGTCGTCTGCGGCAAAAACGAAACGCTGTACGCAACGATGCGCGAATACGCGGAGGACGCCCCGAACATTCGCGTACTCGGGTTTGCGAAGGAGATGCACGAGCTGATGTCGCTGTCCGACACGATGATCACGAAGCCCGGCGGCATTACGCTGACCGAGTCGCTCCAATGCGGCCTCCCGGTCGTCCTGCTGCGTCCGGTGCCCGGACAAGAGCGGGACAACGCCGAATACCTCGCCGGCCGCGGCGCCGCGATCGTCGCGCATACCGACGCCGAGGCGGCGCAAGCGGTGCGCGACCTGCTGGAGCAGCCCGAGCGGCGGGAACGCGCCCTGCGGGCGATCGCGGCCCTGAGGAAGCAGGACTCGGCCGAAACGATCGTACGCGACATTCGCGATACGATGGACGGTTATCCCGCGGCGGCGGTCCCGACCTTCGGAAGAAGGAGGGTATCCAGTGAGTCCATTTCGTAA
- a CDS encoding MerR family transcriptional regulator — translation MTKLTIGQMARLCGVTPKTLRHYEDIGLFVPAEVHPENQYRYYTPDQLHRLRSILFLRDFGIGLETIRELSAGGTLSDHSRLAPVLREQANRVRSTIDAQTELLRRIDAELERWEASASDISGGRAMEANIVKLDGFKTAGIAVRDVCASPTFGQVWARFLPQEGAIPHRANPNVSFGLCYDFDGERITYAACVGVSSTDGLPDGFDVIDVPAQTYAVFPHRGPVSRISETFARIHDTWLPAQGLQPTEGIDFEWYDERFYGPDDECSVIDLYIPIVEPAPA, via the coding sequence ATGACGAAATTGACGATCGGCCAAATGGCGCGGCTATGCGGCGTCACGCCGAAAACGCTGCGCCATTACGAGGACATCGGGCTGTTCGTGCCTGCGGAGGTGCATCCGGAAAACCAGTATCGATACTATACGCCGGATCAACTTCATCGGCTGCGATCGATTTTGTTTTTGCGGGATTTCGGCATCGGCCTCGAGACGATCCGCGAGCTCTCGGCCGGCGGCACGTTGTCGGACCACAGCAGGCTCGCCCCCGTCCTGCGGGAGCAGGCGAACCGGGTCCGCTCGACGATCGACGCGCAGACGGAGCTGCTCCGGCGCATCGACGCGGAACTCGAACGCTGGGAAGCTTCCGCATCCGACATTTCGGGAGGAAGAGCGATGGAAGCGAACATTGTGAAACTCGATGGATTCAAGACGGCGGGCATCGCGGTGCGAGACGTATGCGCGTCGCCGACGTTCGGTCAGGTGTGGGCGCGTTTTTTGCCGCAGGAAGGCGCGATCCCGCATCGCGCGAATCCGAACGTCAGCTTTGGGCTATGCTACGATTTCGACGGTGAACGAATTACCTACGCGGCCTGCGTTGGCGTCTCGTCGACGGACGGGCTGCCGGACGGCTTCGACGTCATCGACGTACCCGCCCAAACGTACGCGGTGTTCCCGCACCGCGGCCCGGTAAGCCGCATTTCCGAAACGTTCGCCCGCATTCACGACACATGGCTGCCGGCGCAGGGTCTGCAGCCGACGGAAGGCATCGATTTCGAATGGTACGACGAGCGGTTTTACGGTCCCGACGACGAATGTTCGGTGATTGATCTGTACATTCCTATCGTCGAGCCGGCGCCGGCGTAA
- a CDS encoding FUSC family protein, translated as MNVTIGARVVKTGIAVALALYIARLAFPESVTIAGVAAIFAIQPSVYRSWQHLLEQMQTNTLGAMLALGVSLVLPVNEVVVGLTCIAVILITLALRMETTVALTLVTTIVVLEAGGEWMYALERFGTILIGIGAAFLVNAIVMPPNHKKQFLDSYRDALGIMSLLIRTAVSDELKEREAKAQRDRLNDIVRKLNERYGMLEEEWRKWRRFRSQPSRHLVVHKQMVRAMTIGQLVLDAVETHYFPQRKDESADREFDDRLEELIRYHEYTLLKYEGKMKPGDQLYERIGEQTEKLLRDAIKQTEGEANGSVSLVVVASAVYEYGRQLRRLDKMIGNVQHSEDGIGE; from the coding sequence ATGAACGTTACGATCGGCGCCCGGGTCGTCAAGACGGGCATCGCCGTCGCATTGGCCTTATATATCGCGCGGCTCGCGTTCCCCGAAAGCGTCACGATCGCGGGGGTCGCGGCCATTTTCGCCATCCAGCCGTCCGTGTACCGCTCCTGGCAGCATCTGCTCGAGCAAATGCAAACGAACACGCTCGGCGCCATGCTGGCGCTCGGCGTCAGCCTCGTCCTGCCGGTCAACGAGGTCGTCGTCGGGCTGACGTGCATCGCGGTCATCCTCATCACGCTGGCGCTGCGGATGGAAACGACCGTAGCGCTGACGCTCGTCACGACGATCGTCGTGCTCGAGGCCGGCGGCGAGTGGATGTATGCGCTGGAGCGGTTCGGCACGATTCTCATCGGCATCGGCGCCGCGTTCCTCGTGAACGCGATCGTCATGCCGCCGAATCATAAGAAGCAGTTCCTCGACAGCTACCGCGACGCGCTCGGCATCATGTCGCTGCTCATTCGCACGGCCGTCAGCGACGAGCTGAAGGAGCGGGAAGCGAAGGCGCAGCGCGACCGCCTGAACGATATCGTGCGCAAGCTCAACGAGCGATACGGCATGCTGGAGGAGGAATGGCGCAAATGGCGGCGATTCCGCTCGCAGCCGAGCCGGCACCTCGTCGTTCACAAGCAGATGGTGCGCGCCATGACGATCGGGCAGCTCGTGCTGGACGCGGTGGAGACGCACTATTTTCCGCAGCGGAAGGACGAATCGGCGGATCGGGAATTCGACGACCGGCTCGAAGAGCTCATTCGGTACCACGAGTATACGCTGCTGAAGTACGAGGGGAAAATGAAGCCGGGCGACCAGCTGTACGAGCGGATCGGCGAGCAGACGGAGAAGCTGCTGCGGGACGCGATCAAGCAAACGGAAGGCGAGGCGAACGGCAGCGTCTCGCTCGTCGTCGTCGCGTCGGCGGTATACGAGTACGGACGGCAGCTGCGCCGGCTCGACAAGATGATCGGCAACGTGCAGCACTCGGAAGACGGAATAGGCGAATAG